The sequence TTTCGTATTGCAAGTTTTGAGTGGCTTATTCATCTACACAGTATTCAGCGGTGCCATTGGGGTTATGATGATGATATGCTTGCATACATGCGGCTTAATAAGGATTTTAACGGAAAAATTGATGGATCTCATCGACAAGTCGAATACTAgcgagaaaattattcaagagAAGATCGTAAATATCGTTGAGTATCACAGGAAAATCAAAAAGTAAGTGGAAGATTGGAGAACTCATAACAAAAACAATTCGTGtcaaatttttcgatttctttgaTAATTACGCATTTCAGTAGTAAGAATGCAAAGCTCGTAATGGAATCGTTATTATACAAGAACATCTGTGTCTTAACTTAAAGTCGAATAAATCTTAAACCTCGATATTATTGGCCATATTGAAGATACTATAGTAGAATAATCTTATGCTCCTTATTTTCTCTATTAGAGTAGAATATTGAACGTGAACAAAAATCGTTCTTGTCATGAGTTCTTTAATCGAATCCGAGGATTTGTTTAGTGAAAGTGTCAAATATCATATTCATAGCGTCCACCATCGTCCTTTCAGATTCTTAAGTAAAGGACAACTGCTCTCCGAGTACATTTCGTTTTTTGAGCTCCTTAATGGCACGATTATTATCGGTTTGCTAGGATATTGTGTTATACTGGTACGGGCAATGTAAAGTCAAATTgatcagttttttttttttttaataaatcatagaCTATATTTCAGGAATGGGAAAGTCATAATACCGTCGGTTTAATGGTGTACATTACATTGCTAACAACTTTCACGTTCACCTCCTATACGATTTGTTCTATTGGCCAACTTCTTCTTGACGAAGTAGGTAGATTACGggtatttctttaaattcataaTACTTGTAGATGTAACTGAAGAAATACAGTCTAAGCACAGGTCTTTTTCAGCTTCTAAATATAACGAGTATTATattctcgatattttatacattacaatAGATAAGTTATAATGGACACCAGAATTTTGGAAACTGtgctattattgttaattcaaataaataataaaaatcctcTTTTTCTTAGCATaactgataatttatttatttaattgcagATTAGTTGTAAAAGAACACAACAGTTTGTCGGCAGTAGTTAATGTGTTTActgtattcataaaagtttaaatttgCACAAACATCCGCACTTCATTATTATGCATCgcttttaatatcattaataacaTGAACTTTGTTGTCAACTTTTTTACCAGAGCAATAATTTTGCACGAACGTGCGTCACATTAGACTGGTATCGTCTCCCGGTGAGAAAGACTCGGtatatgataatgataatcaTTATGTCGAGTGATCCAATAAAATTGACGGCGGCCAAAGTGATGGATGTATCTTTGTCAACCTTTGGCGATGTAAGTACATATTAAACATcagtttaatatttacttaccGCAAAATTTCTGTACGCTCtgcaaaatgtattttctagATCATGAAAGGGGCTATGGGATATTTAAATATGCTAagaaaagttaattaatatccTACTGATCTTGCATGAAACTTACAAGGTATAGTGTCACTTGAAGATATTATAGCAatgaatcgaatcgaaatatattctataccTTATTTTACTAGTTTTTACAATTACATGTTTCTTGACGCTTAAGTATGTGCCTACTGAAATTTGTAAACTTTTGTATAGTATccgcatataatatatttttgaaagctTTACACATGTTTAAATTCTTTCCTGAACCATTGTAATAGAATATCAGTTGGAACATAGTTGTCACCGAAAATgacaatatgaaataattcgctttattctaaaataacgtataattttaaaaccgCAATTTTCTTAGtactttaataattacgttgtaaatatgtacacaCATATGTGTACTACTCGTTCCTCTTGTACGTGGTACTATCCTTTTACGCTTATCTCTATGGTAATCTTCATTCACATCCGCTGCAAACTACGCAGCCGGTGAAAAAACTTCTGTCGAGAATTAGAGAATATTGTAGCCATATTTATTAGGGATTTATTAGGGAATAAAACGAACGAGCTTTCGAATCAGTCAGATACAAATGAAGACGTTGTATAGAAGAAGATCGTAGATATCGTTGAACATCAAACAAAAATCAGAGAGGTAGCTTTTTTTGAATATCGTATAAGATAGTGTACTATTTTCTACAAAGGCAATTGGTATATAGTTTAGATCTTAGATATATGATTAATGCGATTTCTTAAGTAATCGATACGAGTAATTTTCCAGTGAGAGTCACTGCTTtctatgattttattaattgtggCTTTCTCGTGTTATATCTTATCGTGTACGTTATAATTTGTTCTACTGTAACTGAAGTATTTACACTCTTCTTTAGTTATTCATTTCTTACACGATTAATGTCTCGGCGAGGAAGATAAAATTAGATAACTtggatatttttgaattaaatGTGTGAATTAGcgtaatattaaatgttactgAATTGGATAAAATcttgtggaaaaataaataactgatataaataatcaataaaacTGTATTCGCAATGTGCTACATTGATCAATTTCTTATCGACTAAGTATTCAATCGATTATGTTTTTAAAGCAAATACAACATCCCTGTGgtgtttattgaaaatttgatttttgatAAAACGGAAATATCAGCTGATGTCTATTACGTTGAACTGGTGTActattttcatcgaaaaaaATGCGCTGCTTGATACCAGTGATTATTATGtcgatttatcaaataaaaatcaccGCCGTCTGAGTTGTATCTTTAACTGCCTTCACCTTCACGATGTAAACATGAAATCATTAGAATtccatattttgatattttcgaacgtgctgtgaaatatattttccagaTCATAAATCGTCGATGAGGTACTTCGATGTGTTACGAAGTACTCTTTAATAGAAAGTTAAAGagtacatttaaatttacgaagtatgtactattacgtttgctATAGAACTAGTTagattgtataaaatatatgatgtACGACATTCTGTTATTGAGGATGTAAAAATTTGTCGTTGAAACtggtatttctttatttttctatatagctgttcaatttattttgaaatgattaatttccATATCGTTAATAGCTTAACAAACAATCGTAATAACTTTTTCCATTAGTCTGAAAATTCTAATAGTTGATACAATGTGCCCTCTTCACGTATGCAATCCTTTTATATTAatccttttatatttatgtagtatctcggacataaggcctaggagttagcagGTAAATCACacacaatgtcgcgagagccgagacgtttttaaactataaacaatgtctcgagagccgaggtgccgatgggccCGTAAATGTGTCATCGGTCCTTCAAAGGAATACTTCGATAGAAAAGGTCTGCGTGGttttggccacgagcggtcacAGAACACGCGTGTGGTGGGTTTTCGGGAAGgcaaaagacatgcgagagcagggAGTTTTGAGTTGACCGAAGCGGgtaaatcgagaagtcagTCGGAGAGTGCGAGTTGTGTTGTCGAGATAGTGCTGTTAGCGTTGacgatccgttgtgtcgagagtcgTCTAGATtatagcgtgttattg comes from Bombus pyrosoma isolate SC7728 linkage group LG2, ASM1482585v1, whole genome shotgun sequence and encodes:
- the LOC122573754 gene encoding odorant receptor 85b-like translates to MALGAWPLPPESSLCMKIFQRVIPVISIFLALFVICPGFFCVFFKAGGTRRQMELLSAFINSLIQLIKYIIILNSMNDIRTLTEEIRNDWLHSTEESRRLFRENAKIGDRVVSIVAITMYSGGLCYRTILPLSKGRIILPNNTTIRLLPSSTYLPFINEQITPNYEIIFVLQVLSGLFIYTVFSGAIGVMMMICLHTCGLIRILTEKLMDLIDKSNTSEKIIQEKIVNIVEYHRKIKKFLSKGQLLSEYISFFELLNGTIIIGLLGYCVILEWESHNTVGLMVYITLLTTFTFTSYTICSIGQLLLDESNNFARTCVTLDWYRLPVRKTRYMIMIIIMSSDPIKLTAAKVMDVSLSTFGDIMKGAMGYLNMLRKVN